GCCTGGGCCGGTGCTCTACATATGCACCTTGAGAAACTGATGAACCAGGAAGGCATGGAAGTGGAAGATTTTGCAGAAATTTACGGAACAGGCGCAGATGAACTCATAAGCTGCTGCAAACATATCGAGGAAATCGAATTGCTCTTACATCACTTTGAAATCCATATGACGGACGAGTAATGATTCGTACGGGTTACAGGATGAAATCATCCCGAAATCATTGAAATGAGAATCAGCTATGTTATAATTGAAGAGTTGCAAAAAAGCTAGGTTAATGATTGATATGGAGGGAAACAATTTATGACTGCAAATTGGGAAAAGAAAGAAGGAAACACAGGTGTCCTGTCGGTTGAAGTAAGCAGCGAGCGTTTCGACACTGCACTTGATGAAGCATTCAAAAAAGTCGTTAAGCAGGTGGATGTGCCGGGATTCCGTAAAGGCCGTGTACCACGTCAGATTTTCGAACAGCGTTTTGGCGTAGAGAGTCTCTACCAGGATGCTATCGACATCGTACTTCCTGAAGCATATACAGAGGCGGTTGCAGAAGCCGGGATCGATCCGGTTGCCCAGCCTGAAATCGACATCGAGCATGTTGAAAAAGGAGATGCCTTGAAATTCACTGCCACAGTAACGGTTAAACCGGAAGTGGAGCTCGGAGAATACAAAGGTCTTGAAGTGGAAGTGGGATCGACTGAAGTAGCGGATGAAGACGTTGATCAGGAAATTGAATCAACCCGTGAGAAGCACGCGGATCTCGTTGCGATCGAAGATGGAGAAGTTGCCCAGGGCGATACCGTTGTCATGGACTTTGAAGGTTTCGTTGATGGTGAAGCATTCGAAGGCGGTCAGGCAGAGAACTATTCACTTGAAATCGGATCAGGGCAATTTATTCCAGGATTCGAAGATCAGCTCATCGGTGCAAAACCGGGGTCTGACCTTGAAGTGAACGTGGAATTTCCTGAAGAGTATCACTCTGAAGATTTAGCGGGTAAGGCTGCGATGTTCAAAGTGAAACTTCACGACGTGAAGCGTAAGGATCTTCCTGAACTTGATGATGAGTTCGCAAAAGATGTTAACGAGTCATTCGAATCATTCGATGATCTCAAAAAAGACATCCGGGAAAATCTCGAGAAAACCAAAAAAGAAGAAACAGAAATGGCGAAGAAGGATTCTCTCGTTGAGCAGGCAACAGAAAATGCCACGATTGATGTACCATCGGCCATGGTTGAAACTGAAAAAGACCGGATGCTCGAGGAATTCAGTCAGCGACTGCAGTCCCAGGGGATGACGATGGATATGTATTATCAGTTTGCACAGACGGACGAAGAGGGCATGAAAGCCCAATTCGAAGGGGATGCTGAGAAACGTGTCCGCATGAACCTGACCCTTGAAGCCATTGCTGAAAAAGAAGAGATTGAAGTTTCTGAAGAAGCAGTGGATGAAGAAATCGAAAAGATGGCTGAAATGTATGGCCGCTCAGCTGATGAAATCAAGCAGATTCTCATGATGCAAGGCGGAAC
This Salisediminibacterium beveridgei DNA region includes the following protein-coding sequences:
- the tig gene encoding trigger factor, which codes for MTANWEKKEGNTGVLSVEVSSERFDTALDEAFKKVVKQVDVPGFRKGRVPRQIFEQRFGVESLYQDAIDIVLPEAYTEAVAEAGIDPVAQPEIDIEHVEKGDALKFTATVTVKPEVELGEYKGLEVEVGSTEVADEDVDQEIESTREKHADLVAIEDGEVAQGDTVVMDFEGFVDGEAFEGGQAENYSLEIGSGQFIPGFEDQLIGAKPGSDLEVNVEFPEEYHSEDLAGKAAMFKVKLHDVKRKDLPELDDEFAKDVNESFESFDDLKKDIRENLEKTKKEETEMAKKDSLVEQATENATIDVPSAMVETEKDRMLEEFSQRLQSQGMTMDMYYQFAQTDEEGMKAQFEGDAEKRVRMNLTLEAIAEKEEIEVSEEAVDEEIEKMAEMYGRSADEIKQILMMQGGTDQLKSDLRIRKALDLLSETAVEKPAE